Proteins encoded together in one Telopea speciosissima isolate NSW1024214 ecotype Mountain lineage chromosome 6, Tspe_v1, whole genome shotgun sequence window:
- the LOC122663836 gene encoding L10-interacting MYB domain-containing protein-like — MEAQRRHGAPSESERDSRGLSSSDSSGFSSQDEIGRPSQSIKEPHARWTTTYDIELANALVQQILHGKTTKNGFSKKTWSLIRTGFNRKTGCNYTHQQIRNRKGALKTQYKVVKQLLGLPGFKWDETRHMVTAEDAVWDDYLKANPDAEKFRMLRFPVYDQFSIISGDVGAKLRLGKSSQPPSLEVSTPDDTRQSAQEQFDTDEPALAMVSVQDKDSAYLARDPEIIQRCNKRQLMKPSGPDHQRRRESNSSDLAEAFFEFADALRCKTHASASTGDPYAISKCIKELESIKGVTDEDVFGAIDVFKDPLLREAFLTMQPQRRLRWIRTQLK; from the exons ATGGAAGCTCAGAGACGTCATGGAGCTCCGTCTGAGAGCGAAAGAGATAGTCGTGGATTAAGCTCTTCCGATTCTTCCGGTTTCTCCTCTCAAGATGAG ATAGGTAGGCCAAGCCAATCTATCAAAGAACCACATGCCAGATGGACAACAACCTATGATATTGAACTTGCGAATGCCTTGGTACAACAAATTCTTCATGGCAAGACAACAAAAAACGGTTTTAGCAAAAAAACTTGGTCTCTAATACGAACAGGGTTCAACCGAAAGACAGGTTGTAATTACACACACCAACAAATTCGAAATCGCAAGGGAGCTTTGAAAACACAATATAAAGTTGTCAAGCAGCTATTAGGGCTTCCTGGGTTTAAATGGGATGAAACCCGGCATATGGTCACAGCTGAGGATGCTGTGTGGGATGACTACCTGAAG GCAAACCCAGATGCTGAGAAATTCAGGATGCTACGCTTTCCTGTATATGATCAATTCAGCATCATATCTGGAGATGTTGGTGCTAAGCTTAGATTAGGCAAGTCATCTCAACCACCATCTTTAGAAGTCAGTACTCCTGATGACACACGACAATCTGCACAAGAACAATTTGATACTGATGAACCTGCTCTTGCAATGGTGTCAGTGCAAGACAAGGACTCTGCTTATTTGGCTAGAGACCCAGAAATCATTCAAAGATGCAATAAACGTCAGTTGATGAAACCATCCGGTCCAGACCATCAGAGGAGAAGGGAATCCAACTCCAGTGATTTAGCAGAAGCCTTTTTTGAGTTTGCTGATGCTTTGAGGTGTAAGACACATGCTTCAGCATCAACTGGTGATCCATATGCCATCAGCAAGTGCATCAAAGAACTAGAGTCAATCAAAGGTGTAACTGATGAGGATGTTTTTGGAGCAATAGATGTGTTTAAGGATCCCCTCCTAAGAGAGGCATTTTTGACAATGCAACCACAGCGGCGCTTGAGATGGATTAGAACTCaattaaaataa